One part of the Nostoc sp. PCC 7120 = FACHB-418 genome encodes these proteins:
- a CDS encoding sucrase ferredoxin, with translation MNKIFCAEESCQAKEDPIGTAINRRYYILIEVPPPWTSQPLDSKNIPSKLQDLQSDIDEAACYIRFVFIYNANYYQSGQTRLIIYYQTEEIYSGYSKKEYILSDINDAVPIIQKCIKNETLESEDTNIQTRDFLVCTHGSHDKCCAKYGNPFYHQALAKVEDLSLSHVRVWQSSHFGGHRFAPTMIELPEGRYYARLDQKSFTSILTRTGDIQCLKKVYRGWGILPWQVQILERELMLKYNWDWFNYKVQGHVIEQNEDETFSQVEIKFTTPDGIVGCYRCNVIEDENKSVVFRAECGNTELVKISQFSITELVDIATSLIAV, from the coding sequence ATGAACAAAATTTTCTGTGCTGAGGAATCTTGTCAAGCAAAAGAAGACCCCATTGGTACTGCCATAAATCGCCGATACTATATCTTAATTGAAGTTCCACCACCTTGGACATCTCAACCCCTAGATTCCAAAAATATTCCCAGTAAATTACAAGATTTACAATCAGATATTGATGAAGCGGCTTGTTATATAAGGTTTGTGTTTATTTACAATGCCAATTATTACCAAAGTGGGCAAACTCGGTTAATTATCTATTACCAGACAGAAGAAATATATTCAGGGTATAGCAAGAAAGAATATATCCTATCAGATATTAATGATGCAGTACCAATCATCCAAAAGTGCATCAAAAATGAAACTCTAGAATCTGAAGACACCAATATTCAAACTAGAGATTTTTTAGTATGTACTCATGGTAGTCATGATAAATGCTGTGCTAAATATGGCAATCCTTTTTATCATCAAGCCTTAGCAAAAGTAGAAGATTTATCATTATCTCATGTGCGAGTTTGGCAAAGCAGTCATTTTGGTGGACATCGTTTTGCACCAACTATGATTGAGCTTCCAGAAGGCAGATATTACGCTAGGTTAGACCAAAAATCTTTTACTTCTATCTTGACACGAACGGGCGATATCCAATGTTTAAAAAAAGTCTATCGTGGTTGGGGTATCTTACCTTGGCAAGTGCAAATATTAGAAAGAGAGTTGATGCTCAAATATAATTGGGATTGGTTTAATTACAAAGTGCAAGGTCATGTAATTGAGCAAAACGAGGATGAAACTTTTAGTCAAGTAGAAATAAAGTTTACCACACCTGATGGCATAGTTGGCTGTTATAGATGTAATGTGATTGAAGATGAAAATAAAAGTGTAGTTTTTAGGGCAGAATGCGGCAATACTGAATTAGTAAAGATTTCTCAATTTAGCATTACAGAACTTGTTGATATAGCCACATCATTAATCGCAGTTTAA
- a CDS encoding FecCD family ABC transporter permease produces the protein MTRATTASPRNWNPPKISPLVGLILGILILLICLVYSVTLGAAEIPLNKILESFITFDGSYEHLVIQTVRLPRSLVALLVGSSLAVAGALMQGLTRNPLADPGILGIESGAALAVVTTIFVFGSSSLGLLTTVAFLGAGVTAMLVYFLGSLGKGGATPLNLTVAGAALTALISSLTTAILIVSQRTLEEIRFWLAGSLAGRDFNILLSALPFVMIGLVVAFALGRQITTMSLGEDMAKGLGQQTAWVKITTAISVVLLAGSSVSLAGPIGFIGLVVPHMVRFFIKADYRWILPYSAVVGATLLLVADVAARVLLKPQELPVGVMTALVGAPFFVYLAKSKVKK, from the coding sequence ATGACAAGAGCAACCACAGCATCACCAAGGAACTGGAATCCACCCAAAATATCGCCATTAGTGGGTCTGATTCTGGGCATACTGATTCTGCTAATTTGCTTGGTGTACAGTGTTACATTGGGTGCGGCAGAAATACCGTTAAACAAGATTCTGGAATCCTTTATCACCTTTGATGGTTCTTATGAGCATTTAGTGATTCAGACGGTGAGATTACCGCGATCGCTCGTCGCTCTTCTTGTAGGATCATCCTTGGCAGTCGCTGGCGCATTAATGCAAGGTTTGACACGCAACCCTCTAGCAGATCCAGGAATTTTAGGGATTGAGTCGGGGGCCGCATTAGCTGTAGTTACAACAATTTTCGTGTTTGGCAGCTCCTCCTTGGGTTTGTTAACCACTGTGGCCTTTTTGGGTGCAGGAGTCACAGCGATGTTAGTCTACTTCCTTGGGTCTTTAGGGAAGGGAGGAGCTACACCATTAAATCTCACCGTAGCAGGTGCGGCGTTGACAGCACTGATTTCTTCCCTCACCACTGCTATTCTCATCGTTAGTCAACGCACCTTAGAAGAAATTAGATTTTGGTTAGCTGGTTCTTTGGCTGGACGAGATTTCAACATCTTATTGTCAGCCTTACCTTTCGTCATGATTGGCTTAGTAGTAGCCTTTGCTCTGGGTAGACAAATTACAACCATGAGTCTGGGTGAAGATATGGCTAAAGGCTTGGGTCAACAGACTGCTTGGGTGAAAATTACAACTGCCATCAGCGTGGTTTTACTGGCGGGAAGTTCCGTATCTCTGGCTGGGCCAATTGGCTTTATTGGCTTAGTCGTGCCTCACATGGTGAGATTTTTCATCAAAGCTGATTATCGTTGGATTTTGCCATACTCCGCAGTCGTCGGTGCAACTTTACTTTTAGTTGCAGATGTGGCGGCCCGTGTATTACTCAAACCCCAGGAATTACCTGTGGGAGTAATGACAGCATTGGTTGGCGCACCCTTTTTTGTTTACTTGGCTAAATCAAAGGTGAAGAAATGA
- a CDS encoding ABC transporter ATP-binding protein has product MKGLSTQSLSLAYDGVPIIRDLNLAIPTGKISALVGANGCGKSTLLRGLARLLKPYGGTVHLDGQSIFSLATKEVAKQLGILPQGPVAPEGLTVKDLVGQGRYPYQNWLQQWSEKDEIIVQQALEITNLLSLADRALDTLSGGQRQRAWIAMALAQDTDILLLDEPTTFLDLAHQIEVLDLLYELNQHQERTIVMVLHDLNQACRYADYLVVVKQGRIFTAGEPKDVMTEEMVQEVFGLQCRIVSDPVVGTPMCVPIGRKGEKQL; this is encoded by the coding sequence ATGAAAGGATTATCAACTCAAAGTCTGTCTTTAGCTTATGATGGTGTCCCAATTATCCGTGACTTGAATTTGGCAATTCCTACTGGTAAAATTAGTGCTTTGGTTGGTGCAAATGGTTGCGGTAAATCAACTTTACTACGAGGTTTAGCCAGACTACTTAAACCCTATGGTGGGACAGTTCATTTAGATGGACAATCTATTTTTAGTCTGGCAACAAAGGAAGTAGCAAAGCAATTAGGAATCTTGCCTCAAGGTCCAGTTGCGCCAGAAGGATTAACAGTCAAAGACTTAGTAGGACAAGGACGTTATCCTTATCAAAACTGGTTGCAGCAGTGGTCAGAAAAAGATGAAATAATTGTCCAACAGGCGCTAGAGATTACCAATTTATTATCCTTGGCAGATAGGGCCTTAGACACCTTATCTGGTGGACAACGCCAACGTGCTTGGATTGCAATGGCACTGGCACAAGATACAGATATTTTATTGTTAGATGAACCCACCACTTTTTTAGATTTAGCACATCAGATAGAAGTGTTGGATTTGTTATACGAATTGAATCAGCATCAAGAGAGAACTATTGTCATGGTGCTGCATGATTTAAACCAGGCTTGTCGTTATGCAGATTATCTGGTTGTCGTGAAACAAGGCAGAATTTTCACGGCTGGAGAACCAAAAGATGTAATGACTGAAGAAATGGTACAAGAGGTTTTTGGCTTACAGTGTCGTATTGTTTCTGACCCTGTTGTAGGAACACCAATGTGTGTACCAATAGGACGCAAGGGAGAAAAGCAATTGTAA
- a CDS encoding FecCD family ABC transporter permease produces the protein MKVDWLVIRSETMSLRIDRRVPPILLCLVVAIVVAMVMNLGRGEYPIAPLDIIKTVLGIDTGNPDHAFVIYNLRLPRTLVACMVGVALAVAGTIFQGITRNPLADPGIIGINAGASLAAVTVIVLFPSAPIYTLPLSAFAGALLMAGLIYSLAWNNGSSPVLFILMGVGLSAIAGAFTSLMITFGDIYSVSDALVWLAGSVYGRTWEQVFSFLPWLIVFVPMALTLARHLNTLNLGDDVAKGLGTRVEWQRGLLVLVGVALAGAGVATAGMIGFVGLIAPHLGRQLVGTNHQGLLPTSALLGGMLVVVADFLGRTLFAPIEIPCGVVTAAVGAPYFLYLLIRNRKK, from the coding sequence ATGAAGGTTGATTGGCTCGTCATCCGTTCCGAAACCATGTCTTTGCGGATTGACCGACGTGTACCACCAATATTGCTATGTTTGGTAGTGGCTATTGTGGTAGCGATGGTAATGAACTTAGGGCGGGGTGAATATCCCATTGCGCCCTTAGATATCATCAAAACAGTATTAGGTATAGATACAGGCAACCCAGATCATGCTTTTGTGATTTACAACCTGCGTCTACCCCGTACCCTTGTCGCTTGCATGGTAGGAGTGGCACTAGCCGTTGCCGGGACTATCTTTCAAGGCATCACACGCAACCCACTAGCTGATCCCGGTATTATTGGCATTAATGCCGGGGCAAGTCTAGCAGCAGTTACAGTAATTGTCCTATTTCCCTCAGCGCCCATTTACACTTTGCCTTTATCAGCCTTTGCAGGTGCTTTATTAATGGCTGGTTTAATTTACTCCTTAGCTTGGAACAATGGTAGTTCCCCCGTTTTGTTTATTTTAATGGGTGTGGGATTATCTGCGATCGCAGGTGCTTTCACCAGCTTGATGATTACCTTTGGCGATATCTATAGCGTCAGTGACGCTTTGGTATGGTTAGCGGGTAGTGTCTACGGACGCACCTGGGAACAAGTCTTTTCCTTCTTACCTTGGTTAATCGTTTTTGTCCCGATGGCGTTGACATTAGCCAGACATTTGAACACCTTAAATTTGGGAGATGATGTTGCCAAAGGTTTAGGTACTCGTGTGGAATGGCAGCGTGGTTTGCTAGTGCTAGTAGGTGTAGCATTGGCAGGTGCAGGAGTCGCCACAGCCGGAATGATTGGTTTTGTAGGATTAATAGCACCCCATTTAGGCAGACAGTTAGTAGGTACAAATCATCAAGGCTTGCTCCCTACCTCTGCGTTGTTGGGAGGGATGCTTGTTGTTGTGGCAGACTTCTTGGGACGAACCCTCTTTGCACCTATCGAAATTCCTTGTGGCGTAGTGACAGCTGCCGTCGGTGCGCCTTATTTCCTCTATTTGTTAATTCGTAATCGCAAGAAGTAG
- a CDS encoding helix-turn-helix domain-containing protein translates to MVLILQESADCYQSLTENNNTPQSNIWEAHIHDPQGMSHGYRQWFHLRPGISLLTDHYQLNNDLIVEKISAPNCLWLELSFSIFGNNNNEDVYSGQNFLYVYRELGKAGYTKWQAQERILKFDIHIEYSQIQKLLAHQMDVLPVSFRQMFEKNDDEPNYRNFGITTHEMQTVLRQILNCPYQGLTKQLYLEGKILELLALRLEYLQENPNFNKSTTLKPHQLDSIYHARDILINNINNPPSLINLARQVGLNDCTLKKGFQEIFGTTVFGYLHEYRMEEAKELLLDKKMNVTQVAQIVGYEARTSFIRAFRKKFGVSPTAYVQKNSA, encoded by the coding sequence ATGGTACTCATCCTTCAGGAATCAGCAGATTGTTATCAATCATTGACAGAAAATAACAACACTCCGCAATCAAATATCTGGGAAGCTCATATACATGATCCACAAGGTATGAGTCATGGTTATAGACAATGGTTTCATTTGCGCCCTGGAATATCTCTGCTCACTGATCACTATCAGTTAAATAACGATTTAATTGTGGAGAAAATATCTGCTCCTAACTGTCTGTGGTTAGAGTTGAGTTTTAGTATATTTGGTAATAATAATAATGAAGATGTCTACTCAGGACAAAATTTCTTATATGTATATAGAGAATTAGGCAAAGCTGGTTATACTAAATGGCAAGCTCAGGAAAGAATCTTGAAGTTTGATATTCATATTGAATATTCACAAATTCAAAAATTACTTGCTCATCAAATGGATGTATTGCCTGTAAGCTTTAGGCAAATGTTTGAAAAAAATGATGATGAGCCTAATTATCGGAATTTTGGGATTACCACCCACGAAATGCAAACTGTTTTACGTCAAATCTTAAATTGCCCATATCAAGGTTTGACAAAACAACTCTATTTGGAGGGTAAAATATTAGAACTATTAGCATTACGTTTAGAATATCTCCAAGAAAATCCTAATTTTAATAAAAGCACGACTTTGAAACCTCATCAACTTGATAGTATTTATCATGCTAGAGATATTTTAATTAATAATATTAATAACCCACCTTCATTAATAAATTTAGCCCGACAGGTAGGATTAAATGATTGCACCCTGAAAAAAGGTTTTCAAGAGATATTCGGTACTACAGTTTTTGGATATTTACACGAATATCGTATGGAAGAGGCGAAAGAATTACTCTTAGACAAGAAAATGAATGTGACTCAAGTAGCTCAAATCGTCGGTTACGAAGCACGTACTTCTTTTATTAGGGCTTTCCGTAAAAAGTTCGGTGTGAGTCCTACTGCTTATGTCCAAAAAAATTCCGCTTAG
- a CDS encoding ABC transporter substrate-binding protein translates to MSIKNNLFIRVFTFLHHILNYHQIKLILFSIITALIVIGCEMSTPNNVTINSVNATSEMRVVKHTMGETKIPLRPQRVVVLGGLDNILALGVKPIAATTFSDDNFADYLQDVTSGIEKIGINGQPNLEKILYLKPDLILGFSWDAELYGQLSQIAPTVLADQDSDWKDWLKKYAEAVGETAKAEKLLQEYDQRMESLRQQMGDTLSQTKVSLVNFWANFTRLYMNNSFGGSILKEIGLPRPKYQDKDKNHENISLELIPQINGDVIFLILGGHNESRLKQFTNHPLWSQLQAVQKNQVYPVTGDVWISAWGIIGANLVLDDLFKYLLE, encoded by the coding sequence ATGTCAATTAAAAATAATTTATTTATCAGGGTATTTACCTTCCTGCACCATATACTTAATTATCATCAAATTAAGTTAATTTTATTCAGCATCATCACAGCTTTAATAGTTATCGGCTGTGAAATGAGTACACCAAACAATGTCACTATAAATTCTGTGAATGCAACTTCAGAAATGCGCGTAGTTAAACATACTATGGGCGAAACAAAAATACCTTTGCGTCCACAGAGGGTAGTTGTACTAGGTGGCTTAGATAATATTTTAGCTTTAGGGGTAAAACCAATAGCAGCTACAACATTCAGTGATGATAACTTTGCTGATTACTTACAAGATGTAACATCAGGAATTGAAAAAATTGGTATTAATGGTCAACCAAATCTAGAAAAGATTTTATATCTCAAACCAGACTTAATTTTAGGTTTTTCTTGGGATGCTGAATTATATGGACAACTATCGCAAATTGCCCCAACAGTATTGGCAGATCAAGATAGCGATTGGAAAGATTGGTTAAAGAAATATGCGGAAGCAGTTGGAGAAACAGCAAAAGCTGAAAAATTGTTGCAAGAATATGATCAAAGAATGGAAAGCCTGCGTCAACAAATGGGAGATACCCTTTCCCAAACCAAAGTATCTTTAGTCAACTTTTGGGCTAATTTTACTCGTCTTTATATGAATAATTCCTTTGGTGGATCAATCCTCAAAGAAATCGGTTTACCTCGTCCTAAATATCAAGATAAAGATAAAAATCACGAAAATATCTCTTTAGAATTAATTCCTCAGATCAATGGTGATGTTATTTTCTTAATTCTTGGAGGACACAATGAATCAAGGTTGAAACAATTTACCAATCATCCTTTGTGGTCGCAGTTACAAGCTGTACAAAAAAATCAGGTTTATCCAGTTACAGGTGATGTTTGGATTTCTGCATGGGGAATCATTGGAGCTAATCTTGTTTTGGATGACTTATTCAAATATTTGCTTGAGTAA
- a CDS encoding TonB-dependent siderophore receptor, protein MKSWQQKEIISASLVFSCISLLVQPAVAETRSHHDISSTQLMAQQSAVKVTGVKVNSTDKGIEVLLQTPQAEALQPVTKTEANSYIADIPNTVLELPEGKDFSVNNPVAGIVSVNVTQADANTIRVTVTGESQVPTVELFDSDESLIFSFTPVVSTTQTPTQPEQPTSEETPDATTSESDSSIELVVTATRTEEDIQNVPRSVTVITREQIEDQARLSTNLADILAKTVPGFGSPISRTDTFGQNLRGRNISVLIDGVPQNGNLQSFSAQLTTIDPSAIERIEVVRGPNAIYGGQATGGVVNIITKRPSGQKLTSTTNIGLDTSLTRSEDSFGYNLSHQIAGTEGKFDYTVGFSLVTTAGFYDAEGDRIANFAGDDDSTKINALAKIGVELSPEQRLQFTFNHFNQQQNSDFISDPAVDDIPGIQKSRALKLPEGTTVIGADQGISITNTLLSLNYNNDNIFGSKLQAQAYYRNYNFAGGIPDDNRGGSLRAITDSEGGTEQLGGRLQVETPFNSQKTVSLLWGVDYQNERSSQKFNIFDPGEFDASGGRIFRKIEERVFVPEYDFRELGVFGQLQWEVSDNLRLSGGLRYVNIGVSLDDYITADFPRRNMQGGDRSLDSTVFNAGIVYKFTPEVSVFASFSQGFSVPDLGRVFRRPPAGVVNILNSLQLTEPQKVDNYEIGIRGQWDNVQASLSGFYNYSDLGSAFNFNRSTDFLETVRAPQKVYGIEAAVDVQPTEGWRVGGTATWIEGENDANNDGQYLALNSITVPPLKLTAYVENQTLKGWRNRLQLLYSGDRDRAFEDGVEDGKISSFVTVDYISSIKIGQGELQIGIQNLFNNQYFPVYSQYFAPFFDSANYAGQGRTLSVGYRIIW, encoded by the coding sequence ATGAAGTCTTGGCAACAGAAGGAAATCATTTCAGCAAGTCTTGTGTTTTCGTGCATATCATTGCTAGTGCAACCAGCCGTTGCTGAAACTCGATCGCATCATGATATTAGCAGCACCCAGCTGATGGCGCAACAATCAGCAGTCAAAGTTACAGGTGTGAAAGTCAACTCTACAGATAAAGGGATTGAAGTTCTCTTACAAACTCCCCAAGCAGAAGCATTGCAACCTGTAACTAAAACTGAAGCCAATAGTTATATTGCAGATATTCCCAATACAGTGTTAGAACTCCCAGAGGGTAAAGATTTCAGCGTGAATAATCCTGTGGCTGGGATTGTGTCTGTAAATGTGACTCAAGCTGATGCTAATACTATCCGAGTGACGGTAACGGGAGAGTCACAAGTCCCAACCGTGGAATTATTTGATAGTGATGAAAGTCTGATTTTTAGCTTCACACCTGTTGTTTCAACGACACAAACACCAACACAACCAGAACAGCCAACTAGTGAAGAAACACCAGATGCAACAACATCTGAAAGCGACTCATCAATTGAACTGGTCGTGACAGCAACGCGTACAGAAGAAGATATCCAAAATGTACCGCGTTCTGTAACTGTGATTACTCGTGAGCAGATTGAGGATCAAGCAAGGTTAAGCACTAACTTAGCTGACATTCTGGCAAAAACTGTTCCTGGCTTTGGTTCACCAATTAGTCGGACTGATACATTCGGGCAAAATTTACGGGGTCGCAACATCTCAGTTTTAATTGACGGAGTTCCCCAAAATGGTAATTTACAATCATTTTCTGCACAATTGACCACTATTGATCCCAGTGCAATTGAACGGATTGAAGTTGTGCGTGGCCCGAATGCGATCTATGGTGGTCAAGCAACTGGTGGTGTAGTCAATATTATTACTAAGAGGCCAAGCGGTCAAAAACTAACTTCCACAACAAATATTGGTTTGGATACCTCCTTAACTCGTTCCGAAGATAGTTTTGGTTATAACCTTTCCCATCAAATTGCGGGGACAGAAGGCAAATTTGATTATACTGTGGGTTTTTCGCTGGTGACAACTGCGGGTTTTTATGATGCAGAAGGCGATCGCATTGCTAATTTTGCAGGTGATGATGATAGCACCAAAATCAACGCCTTGGCTAAAATAGGAGTTGAATTATCGCCAGAACAACGTCTGCAATTCACTTTCAATCACTTTAATCAGCAACAAAATAGTGATTTTATTTCCGACCCGGCCGTTGATGATATTCCTGGTATTCAAAAATCTCGCGCCTTGAAGCTACCGGAAGGAACAACTGTGATTGGTGCTGATCAAGGGATTTCTATCACAAATACTTTACTGAGCTTAAATTACAATAACGACAATATTTTCGGTAGCAAACTTCAGGCTCAAGCTTACTATCGTAACTATAATTTTGCTGGGGGAATTCCTGATGATAACCGGGGTGGTAGCTTAAGAGCGATTACCGATTCAGAAGGGGGTACAGAACAATTAGGCGGAAGATTGCAAGTTGAGACACCCTTCAACTCTCAAAAAACAGTGAGTTTACTTTGGGGTGTGGACTATCAAAATGAGCGTAGTTCTCAAAAATTTAATATTTTCGATCCTGGGGAATTTGACGCATCAGGGGGTCGAATCTTTCGCAAGATTGAAGAGCGAGTTTTTGTTCCCGAATATGACTTTAGAGAACTGGGTGTATTTGGTCAATTGCAATGGGAAGTTAGTGATAACCTGCGTTTAAGTGGTGGCTTGCGTTATGTGAATATAGGTGTGAGTTTAGACGACTACATCACCGCCGATTTTCCCCGTCGGAATATGCAAGGGGGCGATCGCAGTCTTGATTCTACAGTATTTAATGCAGGTATTGTCTATAAATTTACCCCAGAAGTTAGTGTATTTGCCAGCTTTTCTCAAGGCTTCTCAGTTCCCGATTTAGGTCGTGTCTTCCGACGACCCCCAGCAGGTGTAGTCAATATTTTAAACTCTCTGCAACTGACAGAACCACAGAAAGTAGACAACTATGAAATCGGCATTCGCGGTCAATGGGATAATGTCCAAGCATCCTTGTCTGGTTTCTACAACTATTCTGATCTAGGTTCGGCTTTTAACTTTAACCGTAGCACTGATTTTCTAGAGACTGTTCGCGCTCCTCAAAAAGTTTACGGTATAGAGGCTGCGGTTGATGTCCAACCTACTGAGGGTTGGAGAGTGGGGGGTACGGCGACTTGGATAGAAGGTGAAAATGATGCAAATAATGATGGTCAATATCTAGCACTCAACAGTATTACAGTCCCACCATTGAAGTTGACCGCTTATGTAGAAAACCAAACCCTCAAAGGTTGGCGGAACAGATTACAATTACTTTACTCAGGCGATCGTGATCGGGCTTTTGAAGATGGTGTAGAAGATGGTAAAATCAGCAGCTTCGTCACCGTAGACTACATCAGCAGCATCAAAATAGGTCAAGGGGAACTACAAATAGGCATTCAAAACCTCTTCAATAACCAATATTTCCCAGTTTACTCACAATACTTTGCACCTTTCTTTGATAGTGCTAACTACGCAGGTCAAGGTAGAACCTTAAGCGTTGGGTATCGGATTATTTGGTAA